In Cytobacillus sp. IB215665, a single window of DNA contains:
- a CDS encoding FDLD family class I lanthipeptide yields the protein MNNDIFDLDLQINKGSTKTLAGDTDDCISASTCTCITCNHLCLSIDCETNDCNNTRFSNCGCGTSEIC from the coding sequence ATGAACAATGATATTTTCGACTTGGATTTGCAAATTAATAAAGGTTCAACTAAAACACTAGCAGGAGACACGGACGATTGTATCTCTGCTAGCACATGTACATGCATAACATGTAATCATTTGTGCCTGTCAATAGATTGCGAAACGAACGATTGCAATAACACTAGATTTAGTAATTGTGGTTGTGGAACGAGTGAAATATGTTGA
- a CDS encoding FDLD family class I lanthipeptide: protein MNKNIFDLDLQIKSSSNSNNTIEGLSAICLTTPSCNCYSEECISNDCNATEFSDCGCGTTDIC from the coding sequence ATGAACAAAAATATTTTTGACTTAGATTTGCAAATTAAGTCGAGTTCAAATTCAAATAATACAATAGAGGGTCTATCAGCTATATGTTTAACAACGCCATCATGTAATTGTTATTCAGAGGAGTGTATATCCAACGATTGCAATGCCACTGAGTTCAGCGATTGTGGTTGTGGTACCACTGATATTTGTTAA
- a CDS encoding LLM class flavin-dependent oxidoreductase, translating to MVRLSVLDQSPVPEGVTPVEAINQTVKLAQITEKLGYHRYWVAEHHSSTNLVSSTPEVLISHIAAKTSKIRVGSGGVMLPHYSSYKVAENFRMLEALYPNRIDLGVGRAPGGHSLSTMALTGGDTKKFHQYPNQIQELVGYLHEVEEYKLHPGLIATPEISTAPELWMLGSSGGSAKLAAELGASYTFAHFINGNGGQGVVRQYQDNFKRSPVNQQPHTSVAVFVTCAETIEEAESINKSIDLAALLLEKGESKRGVPSIQQAQEYNYTEMDYMRMKENRKRMIVGNPIQVKEQLESLKESYNADEIMIVTITHDFDARVRSYELIADAFGNTN from the coding sequence ATGGTCCGATTAAGTGTGTTAGATCAATCACCCGTACCTGAAGGTGTGACACCAGTCGAGGCGATCAATCAAACAGTGAAGCTCGCTCAAATAACAGAAAAGTTAGGCTATCATCGTTATTGGGTTGCTGAGCACCATAGTTCTACTAATCTTGTAAGTTCCACACCAGAAGTGCTTATATCACATATAGCTGCAAAAACTTCAAAAATTCGTGTAGGTTCAGGTGGGGTCATGCTTCCACATTATAGCTCATATAAGGTGGCTGAAAATTTCCGTATGCTTGAAGCGCTTTACCCAAACCGCATAGATTTAGGAGTAGGTAGAGCTCCAGGTGGCCATTCACTTTCAACAATGGCCTTAACAGGAGGAGATACGAAGAAGTTCCATCAATATCCAAACCAAATCCAGGAATTAGTCGGTTATTTACACGAAGTTGAAGAATATAAGCTACACCCTGGGTTAATAGCAACACCTGAAATATCAACAGCACCTGAACTTTGGATGTTAGGTTCTAGTGGTGGTAGTGCTAAATTGGCAGCCGAATTAGGCGCTTCATATACATTTGCTCATTTTATTAATGGTAATGGTGGGCAAGGTGTCGTTCGTCAATATCAAGATAATTTTAAACGTTCTCCCGTGAATCAACAGCCTCATACAAGTGTTGCTGTCTTTGTCACTTGTGCTGAAACGATTGAAGAAGCAGAAAGCATAAACAAAAGTATTGATTTAGCAGCACTATTGTTAGAAAAGGGCGAGAGTAAACGTGGGGTTCCTAGTATTCAACAAGCGCAAGAATATAATTATACTGAGATGGATTACATGAGAATGAAAGAAAATCGTAAGAGAATGATCGTAGGTAACCCAATCCAAGTAAAAGAACAACTAGAATCATTAAAAGAATCTTACAATGCAGATGAAATAATGATTGTAACTATTACGCATGACTTTGATGCTCGAGTACGCTCCTATGAACTCATCGCTGATGCTTTTGGAAATACAAATTAA
- a CDS encoding helix-turn-helix domain-containing protein produces MERSKSCANFQHTCDLLGKRWTLLIIRSLLSGSKRFKEMTDDIDNISHRVLGERLKNLEQDNYVVRHVYPETPVRIEYELTEKGKDLAETITALEKWAEKWTH; encoded by the coding sequence TTGGAAAGATCAAAGTCATGTGCAAACTTCCAACACACATGTGATTTATTAGGAAAGCGATGGACTCTTTTAATTATTCGTTCGTTATTGTCAGGTTCGAAGCGCTTTAAAGAGATGACAGATGACATTGATAACATTAGTCACCGTGTATTAGGAGAGCGCTTAAAAAATTTAGAGCAAGATAATTATGTCGTTAGGCATGTCTACCCTGAAACTCCAGTACGGATTGAATATGAGTTGACGGAAAAAGGTAAAGACTTAGCTGAAACGATTACAGCGTTGGAAAAATGGGCAGAAAAATGGACACATTGA
- a CDS encoding TetR/AcrR family transcriptional regulator, with amino-acid sequence MDNKKVLETSKKRQAIMDGAIKAFEVEGYEKASMDRISHHAGVSKRTVYNHFSNKDDLFQAVFKRFLSEQELLKNISYSPDKTIEEQLELFADAELFLVNDPNRLALCKVLTTVFMQDYQLLKKTKTKYGPPHDNLVAWLTSADADGRMIVPDPYMAAQIFHAMVEGALTWPALFQPCQSNEQFKPLKDEIIKTFLSRFENKASC; translated from the coding sequence ATGGATAACAAAAAAGTTTTGGAAACATCAAAAAAACGTCAAGCTATTATGGACGGGGCTATTAAAGCATTTGAAGTAGAAGGATACGAAAAGGCATCTATGGATCGTATTTCCCATCATGCAGGAGTTTCTAAACGTACAGTTTATAATCATTTTTCAAATAAAGATGATCTATTCCAAGCAGTGTTCAAAAGATTTTTATCTGAACAAGAATTATTAAAAAACATAAGCTATAGTCCTGATAAAACGATAGAAGAACAGCTTGAGCTCTTTGCTGATGCAGAACTTTTTCTAGTTAATGACCCTAATCGACTAGCATTGTGTAAAGTACTTACTACTGTATTTATGCAAGATTATCAGCTACTTAAGAAAACAAAGACTAAATATGGCCCTCCTCACGATAATCTCGTAGCATGGTTAACATCTGCAGATGCAGATGGACGAATGATAGTACCTGACCCATACATGGCTGCCCAAATTTTTCATGCCATGGTTGAAGGAGCTTTAACATGGCCTGCACTTTTCCAACCCTGTCAGAGTAATGAACAGTTTAAGCCCTTAAAAGATGAAATAATAAAAACTTTTTTAAGCAGATTTGAAAACAAAGCGTCATGCTAG
- a CDS encoding NAD(P)-dependent alcohol dehydrogenase codes for MKAIVFTKYGSPDVLQYKEVAKPIPKEGEVLVKVNAAAANPLDWRFMRAKPFLARIENGLFKPKNMQLGADIAGKIVKVGSNVTHFKIGDEVFGEKFETGLGGFAEYVSIPEGALVMKPANISFEEAAAVPIAALTALQGLRNEGKIQPEQKVLINGASGGLGTFAVQISKAIGAEVTGVCSTKNVDLVRSIGADNVIDYTKDDFTNNGMEYDLIFDAVGNRSVSDLERALRTNGTCAIAGFTNMARLIEINVKGRRVSRTGRKTIGMMKTVHTNKEDLLYLKELLESKKVVPVIDKCFPLNEAAEALKYLETGRARGKVIITVE; via the coding sequence ATGAAAGCTATTGTTTTCACTAAATACGGGTCACCTGATGTTCTTCAATACAAAGAAGTAGCAAAGCCGATTCCAAAGGAAGGGGAAGTACTTGTAAAAGTGAATGCAGCTGCTGCTAATCCACTTGATTGGCGTTTTATGAGAGCGAAGCCATTTTTAGCTCGTATAGAAAATGGTCTCTTTAAGCCTAAAAACATGCAGCTTGGTGCAGATATTGCAGGAAAGATCGTTAAGGTTGGTAGCAATGTAACACATTTTAAGATAGGTGATGAAGTATTTGGAGAGAAGTTTGAAACAGGCTTGGGAGGTTTTGCAGAATATGTATCAATCCCTGAAGGTGCATTGGTTATGAAGCCTGCTAACATATCTTTTGAGGAAGCAGCTGCTGTGCCAATCGCTGCCCTTACTGCATTGCAAGGCTTACGCAACGAAGGGAAAATTCAACCAGAGCAGAAAGTGTTGATTAATGGTGCGTCAGGAGGATTGGGGACATTCGCAGTACAGATATCGAAAGCAATAGGGGCAGAGGTAACTGGGGTATGTAGCACAAAAAATGTGGATTTGGTACGCTCTATTGGTGCAGATAACGTTATTGATTATACAAAGGATGATTTTACTAATAACGGAATGGAATATGATCTCATTTTTGATGCTGTAGGAAATCGTTCTGTTTCAGATTTAGAGAGGGCGTTAAGAACGAATGGAACTTGTGCTATAGCAGGATTTACGAATATGGCTCGTTTAATTGAAATTAACGTCAAAGGAAGACGGGTTTCTCGAACAGGCAGGAAGACTATCGGTATGATGAAAACGGTTCATACGAACAAAGAAGATTTGCTTTATTTAAAGGAGCTACTTGAATCTAAGAAAGTTGTACCAGTCATTGATAAATGTTTCCCGTTAAATGAAGCAGCTGAAGCGCTTAAGTATCTTGAGACCGGGCGTGCTAGGGGAAAAGTAATTATAACTGTAGAGTAA
- a CDS encoding DUF6326 family protein — translation MHTEKKIIDLDRKTTLSALWIFVLLNVVFRDIHELFRPGLLQEMMMGNVNGTLITEELLLVFGILLEIPIAMVILSRILQYRINRLINIIASFITMIMLIIFGGINDLDDIFFLTMEIIALIAIIWCAWRWPNPNPSK, via the coding sequence TTGCATACAGAGAAAAAAATAATTGATCTTGATAGAAAAACAACACTTTCAGCATTGTGGATATTTGTATTGTTAAATGTCGTTTTTCGGGATATACATGAATTATTTAGACCTGGACTTCTACAGGAAATGATGATGGGAAATGTGAATGGAACGTTAATTACCGAAGAGCTTTTATTGGTATTTGGAATACTGTTAGAAATTCCTATTGCTATGGTAATTCTCTCGCGAATATTGCAATACAGAATTAATCGCTTAATAAACATTATTGCTAGTTTCATTACAATGATTATGCTAATCATCTTTGGTGGTATAAATGATCTAGATGATATTTTCTTTTTAACTATGGAAATAATAGCTTTAATCGCAATCATATGGTGTGCATGGCGTTGGCCTAACCCTAACCCTTCAAAGTAA
- a CDS encoding aspartyl-phosphate phosphatase Spo0E family protein, protein MNQLQRTIEQKREEMTRIATREGLTSQKVIRCSQELDQLINHYLIFYKRLS, encoded by the coding sequence ATGAATCAATTACAACGAACTATTGAACAAAAAAGAGAGGAGATGACAAGAATTGCAACAAGAGAGGGACTTACAAGCCAAAAAGTCATTAGATGTAGTCAAGAGCTAGATCAATTGATTAATCATTATCTGATTTTCTATAAAAGGTTGAGTTAA
- a CDS encoding methyl-accepting chemotaxis protein produces MFKNTSVKKKLLILFCTPLLLSLLSSSILLYLNDRNVEKLIQSLYDTSFQTNSLILDADKDLYQALVGFQSLTIEGNSDEYIEETRLDIQSNITRAVEKVDESLTIIQEQSLQDITQPSIEDNTQEDTSSQTDTNNITIQQLLLDFKEHFGVWAKITEEKDPSYTLYKDSLPVFEAARDNLKISGDILNDYALNNIDDIHLSNKTTKIWFFSIFLFFFLMITGGGLLFISGMIRTIHEILFKIQDVSEGNLQVELKSKYTNSELGKMLKGSDVMVSKLRELIFSINEHSKTVQKASIELSQSSKESSAATNHVADNIQTITGGIEVQANMIDETSTSVEEMATGVQKIAESTSYISMLSEKTDHQADKGNEVVIQLQNQIESMMNTIKHLATIVTSLNQRSDKIGSIIDNITTFANQTNLLSLNASIEAARAGEQGRGFAVVAEEIRKLATSSLESAESIQTLIVDTQSEISNVTESMKSAVEESAKSNQSMVEVSEDFKIISKHIKDMGDHIHETSAITQQLAASSQEVASSMANSKTTSHDIFAKSQNVVAAAEEQLALIENMDAAAHELMKVVDQLNKSIAIFKV; encoded by the coding sequence ATGTTTAAGAATACTTCAGTTAAGAAAAAATTATTAATACTCTTTTGTACACCTTTATTATTATCTTTATTGTCCAGTTCTATATTACTGTATTTAAATGATAGAAATGTAGAGAAGCTTATACAGTCTTTGTATGATACGTCATTTCAAACAAACTCCTTAATCTTAGATGCCGATAAGGATTTATATCAAGCATTAGTTGGGTTCCAGTCGTTAACAATAGAGGGGAATTCAGATGAATATATAGAAGAAACACGTCTAGATATTCAAAGTAACATTACAAGAGCAGTTGAAAAAGTTGACGAGTCTTTAACTATTATTCAAGAGCAAAGCTTACAAGACATTACACAACCATCTATCGAGGATAACACTCAGGAAGATACTTCATCTCAAACTGACACTAATAACATAACGATTCAACAGCTACTATTAGATTTTAAGGAACATTTTGGGGTTTGGGCTAAAATCACTGAAGAAAAGGATCCAAGCTATACTTTGTATAAGGATTCACTACCTGTTTTTGAAGCGGCACGTGATAACTTAAAAATATCTGGAGATATATTAAATGATTATGCACTAAATAATATTGATGATATACACCTTTCAAACAAAACAACTAAAATATGGTTTTTTTCCATTTTTTTATTCTTCTTCTTAATGATTACTGGAGGTGGTTTACTTTTCATTAGTGGAATGATTAGAACAATACATGAAATTTTGTTTAAAATACAGGATGTGAGTGAAGGTAATCTTCAAGTTGAATTAAAAAGCAAGTATACGAATAGTGAACTCGGGAAAATGTTAAAGGGTTCAGATGTAATGGTTTCAAAATTAAGGGAGCTCATTTTTAGTATTAATGAACATTCTAAAACTGTTCAAAAAGCTTCTATTGAGCTAAGTCAAAGTAGTAAAGAATCTTCAGCTGCTACTAACCATGTAGCTGATAATATACAGACTATTACTGGAGGAATAGAAGTCCAAGCAAACATGATAGATGAAACGAGCACATCCGTGGAAGAAATGGCAACAGGTGTTCAAAAAATCGCTGAAAGTACTTCGTATATCTCGATGCTTTCAGAAAAAACAGATCATCAGGCAGATAAAGGAAATGAAGTAGTTATACAACTGCAAAATCAAATTGAAAGTATGATGAACACAATTAAACACTTAGCTACCATTGTTACTTCGTTAAATCAACGTTCTGACAAAATTGGCTCTATCATAGACAATATAACAACATTCGCTAATCAGACAAATCTTCTTTCATTAAATGCCTCTATTGAAGCAGCAAGAGCTGGGGAACAAGGGCGTGGTTTTGCAGTAGTTGCTGAGGAAATTAGAAAACTGGCTACAAGTTCATTGGAATCTGCAGAAAGTATTCAAACATTAATTGTTGATACCCAAAGTGAAATTTCTAATGTAACAGAGAGTATGAAATCTGCAGTAGAAGAATCAGCGAAAAGCAATCAATCCATGGTAGAGGTTAGTGAAGATTTTAAAATCATTTCAAAACATATTAAAGATATGGGTGATCATATTCATGAGACCTCAGCAATTACACAACAACTAGCTGCAAGTTCACAAGAGGTCGCCTCATCCATGGCTAATTCTAAAACAACCTCTCATGACATTTTTGCAAAATCACAAAATGTTGTTGCTGCTGCTGAAGAACAGTTAGCCTTAATAGAAAATATGGATGCTGCTGCGCATGAATTAATGAAGGTAGTAGATCAATTAAACAAGTCCATTGCCATTTTTAAAGTATAG
- a CDS encoding ornithine--oxo-acid transaminase, with protein MNTTTSNRIIEQTEKYGAHNYHPLPIVISKAEGVWVEDPEGNKYMDMLSAYSAVNQGHRHPKIIQALKDQADKVTLTSRAFHNDQLGPWYEKICEMTGKEMALPMNTGAEAVETAIKAVRRWGYEVKGIAQDQAEIIACEGNFHGRTMTAVSLSSEAEYKRGFGPMLPGIKLIPYGDLEALKAAITPNTAGFLLEPIQGEAGIVFPPDGFLKEAYDLCKQQNVLFIADEIQAGLARTGKMFATEWENVEPDMWILGKALGGGVFPISCVVANKDILNVFNPGSHGSTFGGNPLACAVSLASLEVLEEENLAERSLELGNYFTDKLKEINNPMIKEIRGRGLFIGVELHEPARKYCETLKAEGLLCKETHENVIRFAPPLVIKQDELDWAIERIQKVLGM; from the coding sequence ATGAACACAACAACTTCAAATCGCATCATTGAACAAACCGAGAAGTACGGAGCTCACAACTACCATCCACTCCCTATCGTTATTTCAAAAGCAGAAGGTGTTTGGGTTGAAGATCCAGAGGGTAATAAATATATGGATATGTTAAGTGCCTATTCTGCAGTTAACCAAGGGCACCGTCATCCAAAAATAATTCAAGCTCTGAAAGATCAAGCTGATAAAGTAACATTGACCTCACGTGCTTTTCATAACGACCAACTAGGTCCTTGGTATGAAAAAATTTGTGAAATGACAGGTAAAGAAATGGCTTTACCTATGAATACAGGTGCCGAAGCAGTTGAAACGGCAATTAAAGCAGTACGCCGTTGGGGTTATGAAGTTAAAGGTATTGCACAAGATCAAGCTGAAATCATCGCTTGTGAAGGTAACTTTCATGGGCGAACAATGACAGCTGTATCTCTATCTTCAGAGGCAGAATATAAGCGAGGATTCGGCCCAATGCTTCCTGGTATTAAATTAATTCCATATGGTGATTTAGAAGCTTTAAAAGCAGCCATTACGCCAAACACTGCAGGCTTCTTACTTGAACCAATTCAAGGTGAGGCGGGCATCGTATTTCCTCCAGATGGATTCTTAAAAGAAGCTTATGATCTTTGTAAGCAACAGAATGTATTATTTATTGCTGATGAAATTCAAGCAGGCTTAGCACGTACAGGAAAAATGTTTGCTACAGAATGGGAAAACGTAGAACCAGATATGTGGATTCTCGGAAAAGCATTAGGTGGTGGTGTATTCCCAATCTCTTGTGTAGTCGCAAATAAAGACATTCTTAATGTATTTAACCCTGGATCACACGGATCAACATTTGGTGGCAACCCACTTGCATGTGCGGTATCACTCGCATCATTAGAAGTGTTAGAGGAAGAAAATCTTGCAGAAAGATCATTAGAGCTAGGAAATTACTTCACAGATAAGCTGAAAGAAATTAATAATCCAATGATAAAAGAAATACGTGGCAGAGGGTTATTTATTGGAGTAGAGTTACATGAACCGGCACGTAAATATTGTGAAACACTTAAAGCAGAAGGTTTACTATGTAAAGAAACACATGAAAATGTTATCCGATTCGCTCCACCACTTGTTATTAAACAAGATGAGCTTGACTGGGCGATTGAACGTATCCAAAAAGTATTAGGAATGTAA
- a CDS encoding sigma-54 interaction domain-containing protein produces the protein MNNKEHENKLLLIFDQLVDEIDIGVHVIDQHGRTIIYNKKMAQIEGMEREDVLHKNLLESYTFQDQQSSTLIQALQHLQITRNVKQTYFNLLGKEITTINDTFPISDSKKQMIGAMEIAKDVTKLERLIRENMQKKGNATFTFEHILSDSQVMKELIETSKRATRTSSSVLIVGETGTGKELFAQSIHNGSSRSAKPFISQNCAALPDHLIEGLLFGTKKGAFTGAIERPGLFEQAEGGTLLLDEINSLNPVLQAKLLRALQEKSIRRIGDTKDTPIDVRIIATMNEDPIDAIAEGRLRKDLFYRLSVVSVFIPPLRDRKEDINLLLNSFIKKYNKLFGMSVKQIDEQVMRSFYDYDWPGNVRELEHIVEGAMNFIDENEDITFAHLPIQFRNKPQFKQHAIQVALNKEESFKTLEEYMNNAEVEYIKEALQVNDYNISNTAKALGMSRQSLQYRLRKYQINKHF, from the coding sequence ATGAATAACAAGGAACATGAAAATAAGCTTCTGTTAATATTTGATCAACTTGTAGATGAAATTGATATCGGTGTTCATGTGATAGATCAGCATGGACGAACGATTATATACAATAAAAAAATGGCACAAATAGAGGGCATGGAACGTGAAGATGTGTTACACAAAAATTTATTAGAAAGCTATACATTTCAGGATCAACAGTCAAGCACACTCATACAAGCGCTGCAACATTTGCAAATAACAAGGAATGTAAAACAAACATATTTTAACCTACTAGGAAAAGAAATTACAACTATAAACGATACCTTTCCAATTAGCGATAGTAAAAAACAAATGATTGGTGCGATGGAAATTGCTAAAGATGTAACTAAACTTGAGAGACTTATACGGGAAAATATGCAGAAAAAAGGAAATGCAACTTTTACATTTGAACATATTTTAAGTGATAGTCAGGTGATGAAGGAACTAATTGAGACTAGTAAACGAGCAACACGAACTTCGTCTTCCGTACTTATTGTAGGTGAGACTGGAACAGGAAAAGAACTATTTGCTCAAAGCATTCATAACGGTAGCTCTCGATCTGCAAAACCCTTTATTTCACAGAATTGCGCTGCACTACCTGATCATCTTATTGAAGGGTTATTATTTGGTACGAAGAAGGGTGCTTTTACAGGAGCAATAGAGCGGCCAGGGTTATTTGAACAAGCGGAAGGCGGGACATTACTTCTTGATGAAATCAATTCTTTGAATCCAGTATTACAAGCCAAGCTATTACGTGCACTCCAAGAAAAAAGTATACGGCGCATCGGTGACACGAAAGATACGCCAATCGATGTGCGGATTATAGCAACAATGAATGAAGATCCAATAGATGCAATTGCTGAAGGACGATTAAGAAAGGATTTATTCTATCGATTAAGTGTAGTGTCAGTATTTATTCCGCCATTACGTGATAGAAAAGAGGACATTAACCTGCTATTAAATAGTTTTATTAAAAAGTATAATAAACTGTTTGGGATGAGTGTTAAACAAATCGATGAACAAGTAATGAGATCTTTTTATGATTATGATTGGCCTGGAAATGTAAGAGAATTAGAACATATCGTAGAAGGTGCAATGAATTTTATTGATGAGAATGAAGACATTACATTTGCACATTTACCAATTCAATTTAGAAATAAACCTCAGTTCAAACAGCATGCTATTCAAGTTGCTTTAAATAAGGAGGAGTCATTTAAAACACTTGAAGAATATATGAATAATGCGGAGGTTGAGTATATTAAAGAAGCTCTTCAAGTCAATGATTATAATATATCTAATACTGCAAAAGCTCTTGGCATGAGTAGACAGAGCCTTCAATATCGACTGAGAAAATATCAAATTAACAAGCACTTTTAG
- a CDS encoding PAS domain S-box protein — protein MEYIVDSFNPFLILLSIILTILATYTAIDLLLIYKKAEKNKRRIFISGSISMAIGIWIVNFLGILASAPKGIKIFHIPLATFSFILALLFTATSFSLVTKKSTKFIHIFICSLVMTIGLVTSHIIGISAVSDVVYNLLLVALSSMIVLGTFVFTFWILFQLPTQSATIRTWITPICSFLITCAIVQNHFILIRASNLQFQGGDGLVQNANQDVTALFVVLVFSIMIFSGLLANSISLNRRVASKETYAKDITTALDESSIVAITDAKGSITYVNDKFVQISKYEEHELIGQNHRILNSNYHSSIFFRELWQTIGHGDVWKGQIRNRAKDGTHYWVDTTIVPLLNSKGKPYQYVSIRNDITSKKLTELQLKDKLKEISDIKYALDQSTIVAITDRQGFITYANDEFCKISKYDREELLGKNHSLLNSGYHSADFFKNMWQTIGNGDIWKGEIRNKAKDGSFYWVYTTIVPFISEDGKPYQYLAIRNDITDQKKTEDMLHRQDKLAAVGQLAAGVAHEIRNPLTSMKGYAEFLREDENNIERQEFLDIILDEIERVNSIVEDFMVLAKPNAPLLKVKDIIPMINNVLSLLEFEAKKRKVKLKFEYNEEAIKVACDENRLKQVFLNFIKNGIEAMPNGGDLIVRAVILDEHVQISIHDTGVGIPEEKMKKLGEPFYTTKKDGNGLGLMVSFKIIESHYGKVFIESEENKGTTFNILLPKTA, from the coding sequence ATGGAATATATAGTTGACTCGTTTAATCCGTTTCTTATTTTATTGTCAATTATACTAACTATATTAGCTACTTATACTGCTATAGATTTATTATTAATATATAAAAAAGCAGAAAAAAATAAACGACGCATATTTATTAGTGGATCTATTTCTATGGCAATTGGCATTTGGATCGTTAATTTTTTAGGTATACTTGCTAGTGCTCCAAAAGGGATAAAGATATTTCACATACCTCTGGCGACTTTTTCTTTCATTCTAGCACTTCTGTTTACCGCAACTTCCTTTTCCCTAGTAACTAAGAAATCCACGAAGTTTATACATATTTTTATATGTAGTTTAGTAATGACCATTGGTCTTGTCACTAGCCATATTATTGGTATCTCAGCTGTGTCTGATGTTGTCTATAATTTATTGCTAGTTGCTTTATCAAGTATGATTGTATTAGGAACTTTTGTATTTACTTTTTGGATATTGTTTCAACTGCCAACACAGTCTGCAACAATTCGGACTTGGATCACACCGATTTGCTCATTTCTAATTACTTGTGCAATTGTACAAAATCATTTTATTTTAATTAGAGCATCTAACCTCCAGTTTCAAGGAGGGGATGGGTTGGTTCAAAATGCGAATCAAGATGTCACAGCTCTATTTGTTGTACTTGTATTTTCTATAATGATTTTTTCAGGACTTTTGGCGAATAGCATTTCATTAAATAGAAGAGTAGCATCTAAAGAGACATATGCAAAGGACATTACAACCGCGTTAGACGAATCTTCTATTGTGGCTATTACTGATGCTAAAGGATCTATCACATATGTGAATGATAAATTTGTGCAAATTTCCAAATATGAGGAGCATGAATTAATTGGACAGAACCATAGAATTTTGAATTCAAACTATCATTCATCAATTTTTTTCCGAGAGCTATGGCAAACGATTGGTCACGGTGATGTATGGAAAGGACAAATTAGAAATAGAGCAAAGGATGGAACCCATTATTGGGTAGATACAACGATTGTGCCATTACTTAATAGCAAAGGAAAACCTTATCAATATGTATCGATTAGAAATGATATTACAAGTAAAAAGCTGACAGAGCTTCAATTGAAGGATAAATTAAAAGAAATAAGCGATATCAAATATGCATTAGATCAATCAACAATTGTGGCAATTACTGATCGTCAAGGCTTTATTACTTATGCAAATGATGAATTTTGTAAGATTTCTAAATACGATAGAGAGGAGTTGCTCGGCAAGAATCATAGCTTGTTGAACTCTGGATACCATTCCGCTGATTTTTTTAAAAACATGTGGCAAACGATAGGAAATGGTGACATATGGAAAGGTGAAATTCGTAATAAAGCTAAAGATGGATCATTTTATTGGGTTTATACAACAATTGTACCTTTTATTAGTGAGGATGGAAAACCGTATCAATATTTAGCGATTAGAAATGACATCACAGATCAGAAAAAAACGGAAGATATGCTTCATCGACAAGATAAATTAGCTGCGGTCGGTCAATTAGCAGCAGGTGTTGCTCATGAAATTCGAAATCCCCTCACTTCAATGAAGGGCTATGCAGAATTTCTAAGAGAGGATGAAAATAATATTGAACGACAGGAATTCCTCGATATTATTCTTGATGAAATTGAACGAGTGAACTCTATTGTTGAGGACTTTATGGTACTTGCAAAACCTAATGCACCATTGTTAAAAGTGAAGGATATTATACCTATGATAAATAATGTCTTATCATTATTAGAATTTGAAGCTAAAAAAAGGAAAGTAAAACTTAAATTCGAATATAACGAGGAAGCAATAAAGGTCGCATGTGATGAAAATCGCTTAAAGCAAGTTTTCTTAAACTTTATTAAAAATGGTATAGAAGCGATGCCGAATGGTGGAGACCTTATTGTAAGAGCGGTCATTCTCGATGAGCATGTTCAAATTTCCATTCATGATACTGGTGTAGGCATTCCAGAAGAAAAGATGAAGAAGTTAGGTGAACCATTTTATACG